One genomic region from Nymphaea colorata isolate Beijing-Zhang1983 chromosome 10, ASM883128v2, whole genome shotgun sequence encodes:
- the LOC116261944 gene encoding 2-methoxy-6-polyprenyl-1,4-benzoquinol methylase, mitochondrial, translated as MALRSAWRSRGNLLRSVLSSSSSSLHSHATSFGFKEVSEEEKGELVGNVFTSVASNYDLMNDLMSVGLHRLWKDRLVSKLNPFPGMKHLDVAGGTGDVAFRVLDAANNIARRAELDVSADETLGETEVYVCDINPAMLNVGKKHAAERGLSGSRSLIWVEGNAEALTFQDDSMDAYTIAFGIRNVTHIEKALSEAYRVLRRGGRFLCLELSHVKMPIFKQIYDTYSFTIIPKVGELVAGDRDSYQYLVESIRRFPTQEKFAEMIADAGFQNVEYENLVGGVVAIHSGLKL; from the exons ATGGCGCTGAGGAGCGCGTGGCGTAGCAGAGGCAACTTGCTTCGCTCcgttctctcttcctcttcttcctctctccattctCACGCCACGAGCTTCG gATTTAAGGAAGTGTCTGAGGAAGAGAAAGGTGAATTGGTTGGCAATGTATTCACTAGCGTTGCATCTAATTATGACCTTATGAATGACCTCATGAGCGTTGGGCTGCATAGATTGTGGAAAGACAG gttggtttccaaattaaatccatttCCTGGGATGAAACACCTTGATGTGGCCGGTGGAACAG GTGATGTTGCGTTTAGAGTACTGGATGCTGCTAATAACATTGCCCGTAGAGCTGAACTGGATGTTTCAGCAGATGAGACTCTAGGGGAGACTGAGGTATATGTCTGTGATATCAACCCAGCAATGTTGAATGTTGGAAAAAAGCATGCTGCAGAGAGAG GCCTTTCTGGATCTCGATCTCTTATATGGGTGGAAGGCAATGCAGAAGCTTTGACTTTTCAAGATGATTCAATGGATGCGTATACTATTGCATTTGGGATCAGGAATGTGACACACATAGAGAAGGCCCTTTCAGAAGCATATAG GGTGTTGAGACGAGGGGGTAGATTCCTTTGCCTTGAGCTTAGTCATGTGAAGATGCCTATCTTTAAGCAGAT ATATGATACATATTCATTCACAATTATTCCAAAAGTTGGAGAACTTGTTGCTGGTGATCGGGATTCATATCAATATTTAGTAGAAAGCATCAGACGTTTCCCTACGCAG GAAAAATTTGCAGAAATGATCGCAGATGCAGGGTTTCAGAATGTTGAGTATGAAAATCTAGTTGGTGGTGTTGTTGCGATTCATTCAGGCCTTAAATTGTGA